The Kluyveromyces lactis strain NRRL Y-1140 chromosome D complete sequence genome has a window encoding:
- the CCT6 gene encoding chaperonin-containing T-complex subunit CCT6 (highly similar to uniprot|P39079 Saccharomyces cerevisiae YDR188W CCT6 Subunit of the cytosolic chaperonin Cct ring complex related to Tcp1p essential protein that is required for the assembly of actin and tubulins in vivo contains an ATP-binding motif): MSVQLLNPKAESLRRDAALKVNVTSAEGLQSVLETNLGPKGTLKMLVDGAGNIKLTKDGKVLLTEMQIQSPTAVMIARAATAQDEITGDGTTTVVCLVGELMKQAYRYIQEGVHPRTITDGFEIARKETLSFLDTFKIEKSAEEDLDREFLLQVARSSLCTKVNPELTEVLTPIVTDAVLAVQDPNNRNLDLHMIEIMQMQHLSPQDTTFVKGLILDHGGRHPDMPTRVENAHVLILNVSLEYEKTEVNSGFFYSSADQRDKLAASERKFVDEKLKKIIDLKNEVCGMDSKEGFVIINQKGIDPMSLDVLAKHNILALRRAKRRNMERLQLVTGGEAQNSVDDLSPKILGYSGLVYQETIGEEKFTYVTENRDPKSCTILIKGSTHHALTQTKDAVRDGLRAVANVIKDSAVVPGAGAFFISASQHLKRANMNKLGAKGKAKTGVQAFSDALLSIPKTLIKNSGYDALDVLAQCQDELEEDETRIVGVDLNIGDSCDPTIEGVWDSYRVLRNAVTGAAGIASNLLLCDELLRAGRSTLKEGPPQ, encoded by the coding sequence ATGTCAGTTCAGTTGTTAAATCCAAAGGCCGAGTCCCTAAGAAGAGATGCTGCTTTAAAAGTCAACGTCACTTCAGCGGAGGGTCTTCAATCCGTTTTGGAAACTAACCTAGGACCTAAGGgtactttgaaaatgttgGTCGATGGTGCCGGTAATATCAAGTTGACCAAAGATGGTAAAGTCCTATTGACTGAAATGCAAATACAGTCTCCGACTGCTGTCATGATTGCTCGTGCAGCCACTGCCCAAGATGAAATTACTGGGGACGGTACTACAACCGTTGTCTGCTTGGTGGGAGAACTGATGAAACAAGCTTATAGATATATTCAAGAAGGTGTCCATCCAAGAACAATTACTGACGGGTTTGAGATTGCAAGAAAGGAAACCTTAAGTTTTTTGGATACCTTCAAAATCGAAAAGAGCGCTGAGGAGGATTTGGATCGTGAATTTTTATTGCAGGTTGCCAGAAGTTCCTTATGTACTAAAGTCAACCCAGAACTCACTGAAGTTTTAACACCAATCGTCACTGATGCTGTTTTGGCTGTTCAAGATCCTAACAACAGAAATCTAGATTTACACATGATTGAAATAATGCAAATGCAACATCTATCTCCACAGGATACCACTTTTGTTAAAGGATTAATTTTGGATCATGGAGGAAGACATCCTGATATGCCAACCAGAGTCGAAAATGCACATGTTTTGATTCTAAatgtttctttggaatATGAGAAGACGGAAGTCAACTCTGGTTTCTTTTACAGCTCTGCTGACCAACGAGACAAGTTGGCTGCTagtgaaagaaaatttgttgatgagaaattaaaaaaaatcatcGACTTGAAGAATGAAGTATGTGGTATGGATTCTAAAGAGGGTTTTGTTATCATAAACCAAAAAGGTATCGACCCAATGTCATTAGATGTTCTTGCTAAACACAACATTCTTGCTCTAAGAAGAGCCAAGAGACGTAATATGGAAAGACTACAACTCGTCACTGGGGGTGAAGCTCAAAATTCCGTTGATGATCTTTCGCCTAAAATTTTAGGTTATTCCGGATTGGTTTACCAGGAAACTATCGGCGAGGAGAAATTTACTTACGTCACCGAAAACAGAGATCCTAAGTCTTGTACCATTTTGATTAAAGGTTCTACTCACCACGCTTTGACCCAAACCAAAGATGCAGTAAGAGATGGTTTAAGAGCTGTTGCAAATGTCATCAAAGACAGTGCTGTCGTTCCTGGCGCTGGGGCATTCTTCATTTCTGCTTCCCAGCACTTGAAAAGGGCGAATATGAACAAGCTAGGCGCCAAAGGTAAAGCAAAAACAGGTGTACAAGCCTTTTCAGACGCACTTTTGTCTATTCCTAAGACATTAATAAAGAATTCCGGATATGATGCCCTTGATGTACTTGCCCAATGCCAAGACgagttggaagaagatgagaCAAGAATAGTGGGTGTTGATCTAAATATTGGCGACTCTTGTGATCCAACTATAGAAGGTGTTTGGGACTCTTATCGTGTCCTCAGAAATGCAGTAACTGGTGCCGCAGGTATAGCCTCTAACTTGTTGCTATGCGACGAACTACTCAGAGCCGGTAGATCTACATTGAAGGAAGGTCCACCACAATAA
- the SLY1 gene encoding syntaxin-binding protein (similar to uniprot|P22213 Saccharomyces cerevisiae YDR189W SLY1 Hydrophilic protein involved in vesicle trafficking between the ER and Golgi SM (Sec1/Munc-18) family protein that binds the tSNARE Sed5p and stimulates its assembly into a trans-SNARE membrane-protein complex) yields MLNSELSLRDRQILSIEKMLLFNSDKGTEAATSNLDEQEIVWKVLIMDARSTAIISSVMRVNDLLKSNVTVHALITQQRSPLPDVPAVYFVEPTEANIDAIVQDLKEDKYSETYINFTTTLKRDLLETFASKASATGKSDRIKQVYDQYLDFVVTEPEMFSLEMPGTYGLINNPQSSEDVITNLCDSIATGIFNAIVTIGTIPIIRAQRGGAAEMVAQKLETKLRDYVNGTRSSASGSTSFERFVLVIVDRNIDIASMFAHSWIYQCLVFDVFKLSRNTITMPTTNEQNEEVIKKMDIDPKDFFWIANSHLPFPDAVENVETELSNYKKDAEEITKKTGVSNLTDLDPTGQSDTIQIQEAVKKLPLLTARKSTIDTHMTVLAGLLKQLESKGLDSFFELEQSSDSSKTRQDFLAALKDGKTNNIEDKARTYIIMYLTAQEILPSAFVKEVEQYFQSVEYDISALKYIYDLRHMFKLSSMALQNKSLETHTSANSEGQDGNASQLLSGLSNKLYGLTEGKIQGVSSLLSGIKQLLPEKKTIPITNIVEAIMDPLNSSKKNLHITSEYLYFDPRSTRGSHEKLPKSQTYNKSLVFVVGGGNYFEYQNLQEWVHQHENSNKKVIYGSTDIISPNGFLKEISGFKK; encoded by the coding sequence ATGCTGAATTCAGAATTGTCCTTAAGAGACAGACAGATTCTgtctattgaaaagatgCTACTGTTCAATTCAGATAAAGGAACGGAAGCAGCAACAAGCAATCTTGATGAACAAGAGATCGTTTGGAAAGTACTGATCATGGATGCTAGGAGCACCGCTATAATATCATCTGTTATGAGAGTCAATGACTTGTTAAAATCCAATGTTACAGTTCACGCCCTTATCACACAACAGAGATCCCCTTTACCTGATGTTCCAGCAGTGTATTTCGTGGAACCAACAGAAGCGAACATCGATGCGATTGTCCAGGActtgaaagaagataaGTATTCAGAAACATACATCAATTTCACAACTACATTGAAAAGAGATCTTTTAGAAACCTTTGCAAGCAAGGCTTCTGCTACTGGCAAGTCTGACAGAATAAAACAAGTGTACGATCAATATTTGGATTTCGTTGTAACAGAACCGGAAATGTTTTCATTGGAGATGCCCGGCACTTATGGACTTATTAATAATCCTCAGAGTTCTGAGGACGTTATCACTAATCTATGCGATTCAATTGCTACTGGGATCTTCAATGCTATCGTCACAATTGGAACTATACCTATTATTAGAGCACAAAGGGGTGGTGCTGCTGAAATGGTGGCTCAAAAACTTGAAACCAAACTGCGTGATTATGTCAATGGTACCAGATCTTCAGCTAGTGGATCAACTTCATTTGAGCGGTTTGTTCTTGTTATAGTGGATAGAAATATTGACATTGCTTCTATGTTTGCACATTCCTGGATTTATCAATGTTTGGTatttgatgttttcaaattatcaagAAACACTATAACCATGCCTACCACCAACGAGCAAAACGAAGAGGTTATTAAAAAAATGGATATAGACCCAAAAGATTTTTTCTGGATTGCCAATTCTCATCTACCATTCCCTGATGCTGTCGAGAACGTGGAAACTGAACTTTCGAATTACAAAAAAGATGCAGAAGAAATTACCAAGAAGACTGGTGTAAGCAATTTGACAGATCTTGATCCAACAGGACAAAGTGACACTATACAAATTCAAGAAGCTGTGAAAAAATTACCACTTCTCACAGCTAGAAAATCTACCATTGATACACACATGACAGTTCTCGCAGGGCTTTTGAAACAGCTTGAAAGCAAAGGCTtagattctttctttgagttGGAACAATCTTCCGATTCTTCTAAAACCAGACAAGATTTCCTTGCTGCTCTTAAAGATGGAAAGACTAACAACATCGAAGATAAGGCGCGTACGTATATCATAATGTACCTGACAGCACAAGAAATATTGCCTAGCGCCTTTGTCAAAGAAGTGGAGCAATATTTCCAAAGCGTCGAGTATGATATCAGCGCATTAAAGTACATATATGATTTGAGACATATGTTCAAACTCTCTTCAATGGCATTACAAAATAAATCATTAGAAACGCATACATCCGCTAATTCAGAAGGCCAGGACGGTAACGCATCACAGCTTCTCTCCGGACTATCAAACAAGTTATATGGATTAACTGAGGGGAAAATACAAGGTGTTagttctcttctttctggAATCAAACAACTTCTTCCCGAGAAGAAAACGATTCCCATTACCAATATCGTCGAAGCCATCATGGATCCATTGAACAGCTCAAAAAAGAACCTTCACATTACAAGTGAATATCTTTACTTTGATCCTAGAAGCACAAGGGGTTCGCACGAGAAGCTACCAAAGAGTCAGACATATAATAAATCCTTGGTGTTTGTTGTAGGTGGCGGTAATTACTTTGAATACcaaaatcttcaagaatGGGTTCACCAACATGAAAATAGCAACAAGAAGGTCATTTATGGTAGCACTGATATAATCTCCCCTAACGGATTCTTGAAAGAGATCTCAGGATTTAAAAAGTGA
- the RVB1 gene encoding RuvB family ATP-dependent DNA helicase pontin (highly similar to uniprot|Q03940 Saccharomyces cerevisiae YDR190C RVB1 RUVB-like protein TIP49a Homologue) has protein sequence MVQISEVQEQSSTAYTRTAAHTHIKGLGLDEFGVAKQVEGGFVGQAEAREACGVIVDLIKAKKMSGKAILLAGGPSTGKTALALAISQELGPKVPFCPLVGSELYSVEVKKTEALMENFRRAIGLRIKETKEVYEGEVTELTPEEAENPLGGYGKTISHVIVGLKSAKGTKTLRLDPTIYESIQREKVSVGDVIYIESNTGAVKRVGRSDAFATEFDLEAEEYVPLPKGEVHKKKEIVQDVTLHDLDVANARPQGGQDVISMMGQLMKPKKTEITEKLRHEVNKVVAKYIDQGVAELVPGVLFIDEVNMLDIEIFTYLNRALESDIAPVVVLASNRGMITVRGTDDVVSPHGVPPDLIDRLLIVRTLPYNREEIKTIISKRAAVENLQVEDEALEFLATLGTETSLRYVLQLLSPSGIIAKIANRAEISVADVEEAKLLFLDAKRSTKILEQSENYL, from the coding sequence ATGGTACAAATCAGTGAAGTGCAGGAACAATCAAGCACTGCGTATACCCGTACTGCAGCTCACACACACATTAAAGGGTTAGGTTTAGATGAGTTTGGTGTAGCAAAGCAAGTGGAAGGTGGTTTTGTGGGGCAAGCAGAAGCTCGGGAAGCGTGTGGTGTCATCGTCGATTTGATCAAAGCCAAGAAAATGTCTGGTAAAGCTATCTTATTGGCTGGTGGGCCATCCACTGGTAAGACAGCTTTGGCTTTGGCAATATCGCAGGAACTTGGTCCTAAAGTTCCATTTTGTCCCTTAGTGGGCTCTGAATTGTATTCCGTTGAAGTGAAAAAGACAGAAGCTTTGATGGAAAACTTCAGAAGAGCCATTGGATTaagaattaaagaaacaaaggaaGTTTACGAAGGTGAAGTTACCGAATTAACTCCAGAGGAAGCGGAAAATCCGTTGGGTGGTTATGGTAAGACAATCTCGCATGTTATCGTCGGATTGAAGTCTGCCAAGGGTACTAAGACATTGAGGCTTGATCCAACTATATACGAAAgcattcaaagagaaaaggtTTCTGTTGGTGACGTTATTTATATCGAATCAAATACAGGTGCGGTGAAAAGAGTTGGTAGATCAGATGCCTTCGCAACTGAATTCGATTTGGAAGCGGAAGAGTACGTTCCCCTTCCAAAGGGAGAAGTGCataagaagaaggaaataGTTCAGGATGTCACTTTACATGATCTAGATGTCGCTAATGCCAGACCTCAAGGTGGACAAGATGTCATTTCGATGATGGGACAGCTCatgaaaccaaagaagacAGAGATAACAGAAAAGCTTAGACACGAGGTTAATAAGGTTGTCGCAAAGTACATTGACCAAGGTGTAGCAGAACTTGTCCCGGGtgttcttttcattgatgaagtGAATATGCTTGACATCGAAATATTTACTTACTTAAACAGAGCATTAGAATCTGATATTGCACCTGTGGTTGTTTTGGCCTCAAACAGAGGAATGATCACCGTACGCGGCACTGACGACGTTGTTTCTCCTCACGGTGTTCCACCAGATTTGATAGATAGACTCCTAATTGTTCGAACTCTACCTTATAACAGAGAAGAGATCAAAACAATCATATCAAAGAGAGCTGCTGTAGAGAACTTGCAGGTGGAGGACGAAGCATTGGAATTTTTGGCGACTTTAGGCACAGAAACTTCTTTGCGTTATGTTCTACAGCTTCTATCACCATCAGGTATCATTGCTAAGATTGCAAACCGCGCCGAAATATCGGTGGcagatgttgaagaagcaaagCTATTATTTTTAGATGCTAAAAGGTCTACGAAGATCTTGGAACAATCTGAAAATTACTTGTAA
- the HST4 gene encoding NAD-dependent histone deacetylase HST4 (similar to uniprot|P53688 Saccharomyces cerevisiae YDR191W HST4 Member of the Sir2 family of NAD()-dependent protein deacetylases involved along with Hst3p in silencing at telomeres cell cycle progression radiation resistance genomic stability and short-chain fatty acid metabolism) encodes MESPVRKEYHQLLTPPSSSVKKHDLKAGDLKELSIKPRKLINDLSRVKKSPSRKKKLCDSPTTRSLPQTTRKPRLKYRPELDTVFPLDNYVEGSAKSSSKDAEFLTYVLSYSKRIVVVQGAGVSVAAGIPDFRSANGLFTTLKSSSPNVKSGKDLFDFNHVYSSNSMSISFNSLMSKLHSLSCTSKPTAYHSFINQLCEKNQVKRIYSQNIDGLETKFQTTSANESPKNPQVVQLHGSIHHMSCMKCRKKYDMDPSMFKTDEDAETGEIVPQCPECKEFESVRSVCGKRLQGVGRLKPSVVLYNEYHPEGDIISEMMNKDLKSNPDALLIVGTSLKIPGVRQMVKQFATKVRAKKGFIIWVNNELPPPNIKTLLNRCDLVVLGDCQNLPVLMEQENINL; translated from the coding sequence ATGGAGTCTCCAGTTAGGAAAGAGTACCATCAACTACTGACTCCTCCATCGTCATCGGTAAAGAAACATGATTTGAAAGCGGGTGATCTCAAAGAACTGTCTATCAAGCCAAGAAAGCTTATAAATGATTTAAGTAGAGTTAAAAAGTCACCATCtcggaagaagaaactatGCGATTCGCCTACTACTCGCAGTTTGCCGCagacaacaagaaaacCAAGACTGAAATATAGACCAGAACTGGATACtgtttttcctttggaTAATTATGTTGAGGGATCTGCCAAGAGCTCATCAAAAGATGCTGAATTTTTAACATACGTGTTAAGTTATTCGAAACGAATCGTGGTGGTCCAAGGAGCTGGGGTATCAGTAGCAGCAGGAATTCCAGACTTCAGATCAGCGAATGGGCTATTCACAACTTTAAAATCAAGTTCACCAAATGTCAAGTCTGGGAAGgatttatttgattttaaCCATGTTTACTCGTCAAACTCCATGTCGATATCTTTCAACAGCCTAATGAGTAAATTGCATTCTTTATCATGTACTAGCAAACCTACTGCATATCACAGTTTTATCAACCAACTGTGCGAAAAGAATCAAGTGAAAAGGATATATAGCCAAAACATCGATGGattagaaacaaaatttcaaacaaCCTCAGCTAACGAATCTCCAAAGAATCCACAAGTAGTGCAATTGCATGGATCCATTCACCATATGTCCTGTATGAAATGTAGGAAAAAATACGACATGGATCCTTCTATGTTTAAAACGGATGAAGATGCCGAAACAGGTGAAATAGTCCCGCAGTGTCCAGAATGTAAAGAGTTTGAATCGGTAAGGTCTGTTTGTGGTAAGAGATTACAAGGAGTGGGTAGACTCAAACCAAGCGTTGTTCTATATAATGAATATCATCCAGAAGGAGATATAATCAGTGAAATGATGAATAAAGACCTGAAAAGCAATCCTGATGCTCTACTAATCGTTGGAACATCACTCAAGATTCCTGGCGTCAGGCAAATGGTCAAACAGTTTGCAACTAAAGTAAGGGCAAAGAAAGGATTCATAATATGGGTAAACAACGAGCTTCCACCGCCTAACATTAAAACTTTATTGAATAGGTGCGATCTAGTGGTTTTAGGAGACTGCCAAAACCTTCCTGTTCTAATGGAGCAAGAGAACATCAATTTATAG
- the GPN3 gene encoding putative signal sequence-binding GTPase GPN3 (highly similar to uniprot|Q06543 Saccharomyces cerevisiae YLR243W Protein required for cell viability), whose product MLDDILRHCLQECQAAKFISPNTKSTTINQMSRVGVLVLGPAGAGKSTFCNAIISHMQSIGRRAHIVNLDPAAEATKYEFTIDIRDLISLEDVMEEFGLGPNGSLIYCFEYLLNNLDWLDEEIGDYNDEYLIFDCPGQIELYTHIPVLPTIVRHLQNQLNFNLCATYLLEAPFVIDTSKFFSGALSAMSAMILLELPHINILSKLDLVKDSHNKKALKKFLNPDPLLLTDKVNEETNPKFHKLNEAIANLVDDFGMVQFLPLEAKNPESVSTILSYIDDVTQWAEAQEPKEPNDQIEIDDM is encoded by the coding sequence ATgcttgatgatattttaaGACACTGTTTGCAAGAGTGCCAAGCTGCCAAGTTCATATCTCCTAATACCAAGTCGACAACCATTAATCAAATGTCTAGAGTCGGTGTTTTAGTTCTAGGACCAGCTGGTGCTGGTAAATCTACGTTTTGCAATGCTATAATATCACACATGCAAAGCATTGGACGCAGAGCTCACATTGTCAACTTGGATCCTGCAGCTGAAGCCACGAAGTACGAGTTTACTATTGATATTAGAGACCTAATTTCCTTAGAGGATGTTATGGAGGAGTTCGGTTTGGGGCCTAACGGGTCGTTAAtttattgttttgaatACCTACTTAACAATCTGGATTGgttagatgaagaaatcggCGACtataatgatgaatatttgaTTTTTGATTGTCCGGGCCAAATTGAGCTTTATACTCACATCCCGGTCTTACCTACTATCGTTCGCCATCTTCAAAACCAGttaaatttcaatttgtgCGCGACTTACTTGCTTGAAGCTCCATTTGTAATAGATACCtccaaatttttcagtgGTGCATTAAGCGCCATGTCAGCTATGATACTATTAGAGCTTCCCCACATTAACATTTTGAGTAAACTTGATTTGGTAAAAGATTCACATAACAAGAAGgcgttgaagaagtttctCAACCCAGATCCGCTGTTGTTGACCGATAAAGTTAACGAGGAAACGAATCCAAAATTCCATAAGCTAAACGAAGCTATTGCCAACTTGGTAGATGATTTTGGTATGGTGCAATTCTTACCTCTTGAGGCTAAAAATCCGGAGAGtgtttcaacaatattGAGTTATATTGATGATGTGACTCAGTGGGCAGAAGCACAAGAGCCTAAAGAGCCAAATGATCAGATCGAAATTGATGACATGTAG
- the ARV1 gene encoding sterol homeostasis protein ARV1 (similar to uniprot|Q2VQX3 Saccharomyces cerevisiae YLR242C), giving the protein MICINCGHQVESLYVIYSGDHIRLTDCPKCSQVVDKYVEFDPVLLSIDLLLLKKGAYRHMTFNKLELQLRKHPEWKISRQKLSTWNQFKVFATNVRNWLKKYDQLSRLQVFLVAFEVYLNWVTVETKFSKYSSEFMFSNKLMIYNILEGSVWVQYLFFFAYVMIEMIVLHSVFQYVLINRWNWGKVLKYRKDIVYYILLISYGAKIFPILMLIWPYDTLLSTAIIKLIANIYIIEAVHIVTQKPYFKISILLISTLLLQYLLAQTILIIVVSGFDMSVMLSYIMSEYRLILFRMNAKKSLYL; this is encoded by the coding sequence ATGATATGTATAAACTGTGGTCACCAAGTGGAATCCTTATATGTGATCTATTCGGGGGACCATATTAGACTTACCGACTGCCCAAAATGCTCCCAAGTTGTGGACAAATATGTGGAGTTTGATCCAGTACTTTTGTCCATTGACCTTTTACTACTGAAGAAGGGAGCATATCGACATATGACATTCAATAAACTGGAATTACAGCTAAGGAAACATCCGGAATGGAAAATTAGCCGACAAAAGCTAAGTACGTGGAATCaattcaaagtttttgCAACTAATGTTAGAAATTGgttaaagaaatatgatcAATTGAGCAGATTACAAGTTTTCCTTGTTGCATTCGAAGTGTATTTAAATTGGGTCACAGTGGAAACGAAATTTTCGAAGTATAGTAGTGAATTCATGTTTTCCAACAAATTAATGATCTACAATATACTTGAAGGATCTGTCTGGGTACAGTATCTATTCTTCTTTGCGTATGTGATGATTGAAATGATTGTGCTACACAGCGTATTTCAATATGTTCTTATAAACAGATGGAATTGGGGAAAGGTTTTAAAGTATCGTAAGGACATAGTATACTATATTTTATTAATTTCGTATGGTGCGAAAATCTTCCCTATTCTAATGCTTATATGGCCTTACGATACATTATTGTCCACGGCGATCATCAAACTTATTGctaatatatatattatcGAAGCAGTTCACATTGTTACCCAAAAGccatatttcaaaatatctatTCTTTTGATCTCAACGCTACTGCTACAATACCTTCTTGCACAGACTATACTCATAATCGTGGTTTCTGGATTTGACATGTCAGTGATGTTGAGTTATATAATGTCTGAATATCGGTTGATATTATTCAGAATGAACGCTAAGAAGAGTTTGTATCTATAG